A single window of Paenibacillus sp. SYP-B4298 DNA harbors:
- a CDS encoding fumarate hydratase, whose translation MNRFQDSVYQLIVETSTNLPGDVRQAIKAAQEAEDSATRAGLSLLTIATNIEMAECNVSPICQDTGMPTFVVHTPVGANQLIMKEQIRQAIAQATKDGKLRTNSVDSLTGGNTGDNLGPGTPVIHFEQWDKDDIDVRLILKGGGCENKNIQYSLPTELEGLGKAGRDLDGIRKCVMHAVYQAQGQGCSAGFIGVGIGGDRTTGYELAKQQLFRRVDDTNEIDELRQLEEYVMEHANQLGIGTMGFGGQVTLLGCKVGVMNRLPASFFVSVAYNCWAYRRQGVLLSAETGEIKEWLYPEGDTVSMKSQAISEAEQAASEGAAQRREVVLQTPITEEQVRELRVGDIVIINGEMHTGRDALHKHLMDHDSPIDLNGSVIYHCGPVMMKDGDNWVVKAAGPTTSIREEPYQGDIMKKFGIRAVIGKGGMGAKTLAALQEHGAVYLNAIGGAAQYYAECFKRVNGVDFLEFGIPEAMWHLQTEGFAAIVTMDAHGNSLHAEVEQDSLAKLSRFKEPVFK comes from the coding sequence ATGAATCGTTTTCAAGACAGTGTCTATCAATTAATCGTAGAAACCTCAACCAACCTGCCGGGCGATGTTCGCCAGGCGATCAAGGCCGCACAGGAGGCGGAGGACAGCGCGACGCGCGCAGGTCTGTCTCTGTTGACGATTGCGACCAATATCGAGATGGCGGAGTGCAACGTCTCGCCGATCTGTCAGGATACAGGGATGCCGACCTTTGTCGTGCATACTCCAGTAGGCGCTAATCAATTGATTATGAAGGAGCAGATTCGTCAGGCGATCGCTCAGGCAACCAAGGACGGCAAGCTGCGGACGAACTCGGTGGATTCGCTGACCGGCGGCAACACTGGCGATAATCTGGGGCCAGGCACACCGGTCATCCATTTTGAGCAATGGGACAAGGACGATATTGATGTGCGGCTTATTCTGAAGGGCGGCGGCTGCGAGAACAAGAATATCCAGTACAGCCTGCCCACTGAGCTGGAGGGGCTCGGCAAGGCTGGACGCGATCTGGATGGCATCCGCAAATGCGTCATGCACGCTGTCTACCAGGCGCAGGGTCAGGGCTGCAGCGCCGGCTTCATCGGCGTCGGCATCGGCGGCGACCGCACGACAGGCTACGAGCTGGCGAAGCAGCAGCTATTCCGTCGGGTGGATGATACGAATGAGATCGACGAGCTGCGCCAACTGGAGGAGTATGTAATGGAGCACGCCAATCAGCTCGGCATTGGAACGATGGGCTTCGGCGGTCAGGTGACGCTGCTCGGCTGCAAGGTCGGTGTCATGAACCGTCTGCCGGCTAGCTTCTTCGTCTCCGTGGCCTATAATTGCTGGGCATATCGCCGCCAAGGTGTGCTGCTGAGCGCAGAGACCGGAGAGATCAAGGAGTGGCTATATCCAGAGGGCGATACGGTGTCGATGAAGTCGCAAGCCATCAGCGAAGCCGAGCAAGCCGCTTCTGAGGGAGCTGCGCAGCGACGCGAGGTCGTGCTGCAGACACCGATTACCGAAGAGCAGGTACGCGAGCTGCGCGTGGGCGATATTGTTATCATCAATGGCGAGATGCACACGGGCCGTGATGCGCTGCACAAGCATCTGATGGATCATGATTCGCCGATTGATCTGAATGGCTCGGTCATCTACCATTGTGGACCAGTTATGATGAAGGATGGCGATAACTGGGTCGTGAAGGCCGCCGGGCCGACCACGAGCATCCGCGAGGAGCCGTATCAGGGCGACATTATGAAGAAATTCGGCATCCGCGCCGTCATCGGCAAGGGCGGGATGGGAGCGAAGACGCTGGCGGCGCTTCAGGAGCATGGCGCCGTCTATCTGAATGCGATCGGTGGAGCGGCTCAGTATTATGCCGAATGCTTCAAGCGTGTTAATGGCGTAGATTTCCTGGAATTCGGCATTCCTGAAGCGATGTGGCATTTGCAGACCGAGGGCTTTGCAGCAATCGTGACCATGGATGCTCATGGCAACAGTCTTCATGCAGAGGTTGAGCAGGATTCTCTGGCGAAGCTGTCTCGCTTCAAGGAGCCGGTATTCAAGTAA
- a CDS encoding bile acid:sodium symporter family protein, which translates to MVLGFLFAEPLTPFVPLVPYLFAFVTLTMAIGCGLGEIRLAIARPLPVVWTIVIAHVLLPLLAYGIGAVTFGGQSPYTIGLVLFTLIPFGVSSVIWVGLSGGSVALMLCLVVLDSAISPALVPVGIHLIFGQGIEVDTSSIMMDLLLIVVLPTVVGVALHELTRGRVQPVVKPYAAPLSKLCFVGVVLLNAVAVAPSVQQLSGDMLKLVPIVMLIVAMCYLAGFIGTRFFGSRELTVTAAYATGMRNISLGVVLAMGYFSPLTTVPVMLAILIQQPGATLVHYIIGVRDKLTARQKLPAAGKDASS; encoded by the coding sequence TTGGTTCTCGGGTTTCTTTTTGCGGAGCCGCTGACGCCCTTTGTTCCGCTCGTCCCTTACTTGTTCGCATTCGTCACGCTGACGATGGCGATCGGCTGCGGGCTGGGTGAGATTCGGCTGGCAATCGCAAGGCCGCTGCCTGTAGTGTGGACGATCGTGATCGCTCATGTGCTGTTGCCGCTGCTGGCCTATGGCATCGGGGCGGTCACCTTCGGCGGGCAATCTCCCTATACGATCGGCCTGGTGCTGTTCACGCTCATTCCCTTCGGGGTCTCCTCCGTCATCTGGGTTGGCCTGTCAGGGGGCAGCGTGGCGCTCATGCTCTGCCTGGTCGTGCTGGATTCGGCGATTAGCCCGGCGCTGGTTCCGGTCGGCATTCATCTGATCTTTGGTCAAGGCATCGAAGTGGATACGTCCAGCATTATGATGGATCTGCTGCTCATCGTTGTGCTGCCGACCGTCGTCGGCGTAGCGCTTCATGAGCTGACTCGCGGCCGGGTGCAGCCAGTGGTGAAGCCGTATGCAGCACCGCTATCGAAGCTGTGCTTCGTCGGTGTGGTGCTGCTTAATGCGGTCGCCGTCGCTCCGTCTGTGCAGCAGCTCAGCGGCGATATGCTCAAGCTCGTTCCGATTGTAATGCTGATCGTGGCGATGTGCTACCTGGCAGGCTTCATTGGAACGCGGTTCTTTGGCAGCCGTGAGCTGACAGTGACTGCAGCGTATGCGACCGGCATGCGTAACATTTCGCTGGGCGTGGTGCTGGCTATGGGCTACTTCAGCCCGCTGACGACCGTACCCGTCATGCTGGCGATATTGATTCAACAGCCGGGGGCGACGTTGGTACATTATATCATTGGAGTAAGGGATAAACTAACAGCCAGGCAGAAGTTGCCCGCCGCAGGAAAGGATGCATCCTCTTGA
- the pnpS gene encoding two-component system histidine kinase PnpS, translating to MNSFRFRLTLMMVLLIGLSVLAAGLFIGKTYKDNYLDDLEKSMIREMKVVLATTEWLEAPLEQQYSYFTAEAKRFKSVTGERITFILGDGTVVGDSDHDARSMENHKDRLEISTARQQGEGRDIRTSETTKNNFLYVAIPIRPDQANSPMVRLALSLSEVEASISRMWMVLLLGLLLLFVLAALLCYRIAKGLTQPLEQISGVAKRIKNQDYEARVSGPHKGEIGELGQSINAMADSLQEQMRQIRQNETQLESVLENMINGIVMIDRSGKVVLMNQRAEEVLGISAKDFVGSHYNEAKQQYELARMIQEGLELRQHLKEELTFYFPIERLLELHLVPVFHAGGEFGGALLVVQDVSAIRRLERMRSEFVANVSHELKTPIAAVKGFAETLLGGAVDDPEISRSFLQIIFDESERLNRLIGDILELSKVESRRIPLQFSPIEMSSFVAKAVEVISAEAAKKRIVLEMKVEEGIYVEADEDRLLQILMNLLSNGINYTPEGGKVSVAVEPMYKKQAGRKTGEQDYDHIRIRITDTGIGIPKKDLPRIFERFYRVDKARSRSSGGTGLGLSIVKHLVELHKGSITVDSVVGVGSTFSIELPVLH from the coding sequence TTGAATAGCTTCCGCTTTCGCTTGACCTTGATGATGGTGCTGCTGATTGGGCTGTCAGTATTGGCAGCAGGCTTATTCATTGGAAAAACCTATAAGGATAATTATCTGGATGATCTGGAAAAAAGCATGATTCGTGAAATGAAGGTTGTACTGGCGACGACGGAGTGGCTGGAGGCGCCGCTGGAGCAGCAATACAGCTACTTCACGGCGGAGGCGAAGCGCTTCAAGAGTGTGACTGGAGAGCGGATCACCTTCATTCTGGGCGACGGCACTGTCGTCGGCGACTCGGATCATGATGCTCGCTCGATGGAGAATCATAAGGATCGGCTGGAGATCAGCACGGCTCGCCAGCAGGGCGAGGGTCGCGATATTCGGACGAGTGAGACCACGAAGAATAATTTTTTATATGTGGCTATCCCGATCCGCCCTGACCAAGCGAACTCGCCCATGGTGCGCCTTGCACTTAGCCTGAGCGAGGTGGAGGCGAGCATCAGCAGGATGTGGATGGTGCTGCTGCTTGGCTTGCTGCTGCTCTTCGTCCTGGCGGCGCTGCTCTGTTACCGGATTGCGAAGGGACTGACTCAGCCGCTGGAGCAAATATCCGGCGTGGCGAAGCGTATCAAGAATCAGGACTACGAGGCTCGTGTGAGCGGACCGCACAAAGGTGAAATCGGAGAGCTCGGTCAATCGATTAACGCGATGGCCGACAGCCTGCAGGAGCAGATGCGGCAGATTCGGCAAAATGAGACCCAACTGGAGAGCGTCCTTGAAAATATGATTAATGGCATCGTCATGATTGACCGCAGCGGCAAGGTGGTGCTGATGAATCAGCGAGCCGAAGAGGTGCTGGGCATCTCGGCCAAGGATTTTGTCGGCAGTCACTATAACGAGGCCAAGCAGCAATATGAACTCGCGCGCATGATTCAGGAGGGGCTGGAGCTGCGCCAGCATCTGAAGGAGGAGCTGACCTTCTACTTCCCGATTGAGCGGCTACTGGAGCTGCATCTCGTCCCGGTGTTTCATGCAGGAGGAGAGTTCGGCGGCGCGCTGCTCGTCGTGCAGGACGTATCAGCGATCCGACGGCTGGAGCGGATGCGCAGTGAATTTGTCGCGAATGTCTCCCATGAGCTGAAGACGCCGATTGCGGCTGTCAAGGGGTTTGCCGAGACGCTGCTCGGCGGGGCGGTCGACGACCCGGAGATTTCCCGTTCCTTCTTGCAGATTATATTTGACGAGAGCGAGCGCCTGAATCGGCTGATCGGTGACATTCTGGAGCTATCGAAGGTGGAGTCGCGGCGTATTCCGCTGCAATTCTCGCCGATCGAGATGTCCAGCTTCGTTGCCAAAGCGGTCGAGGTCATCTCGGCTGAGGCGGCCAAGAAGCGGATTGTGCTGGAGATGAAGGTGGAGGAAGGCATCTATGTCGAGGCGGACGAGGATCGGCTGCTGCAAATTTTGATGAATCTGCTGTCCAACGGCATTAATTATACGCCAGAGGGCGGGAAGGTGTCTGTAGCGGTCGAGCCGATGTACAAAAAGCAGGCGGGGCGCAAGACCGGGGAGCAGGATTATGACCATATTCGGATTCGTATTACCGATACAGGCATCGGCATTCCGAAGAAGGATCTGCCGCGCATCTTCGAGCGGTTCTACCGGGTGGACAAGGCGCGATCGCGCAGCTCGGGCGGAACAGGACTTGGCCTCTCGATCGTCAAGCATCTGGTGGAGCTGCATAAGGGAAGCATAACCGTTGACAGTGTGGTAGGAGTCGGCTCGACATTCTCGATCGAGCTTCCGGTACTGCATTAA
- a CDS encoding response regulator transcription factor, with translation MSQKVLVIEDEPTLARLLSYNLMQEGYETTVVDHGAEGLQVALQGSFELIILDIMLPGMNGFEVLTKLRQNRIATPVIILTARNAEEEVVQGLKHGADDYITKPFGVAELLARVSAVLRRSQNEEVRSKEQTEKVITAGVLSIYPEKYEVVLDGEVVPLRPKEFEVLLYLVQRPGMVITRDDLMNVVWGFDYIGGQRTVDVHVSSLRKKLELGQQSVQIESIRGVGYKLVMPKKLVTPM, from the coding sequence ATGTCGCAAAAGGTGCTAGTCATAGAAGATGAGCCGACACTGGCTCGGTTGCTATCGTATAATCTGATGCAGGAGGGCTATGAGACGACGGTGGTCGATCATGGCGCAGAGGGCTTGCAGGTTGCGCTGCAAGGCAGCTTCGAATTGATTATCCTGGATATCATGCTGCCCGGCATGAATGGGTTCGAGGTGCTGACGAAGCTGCGTCAGAACCGGATTGCGACACCTGTCATTATATTGACGGCACGCAATGCGGAGGAGGAAGTTGTGCAAGGGCTCAAGCATGGTGCGGATGATTACATTACGAAGCCGTTCGGCGTAGCCGAGCTGTTGGCGCGTGTATCCGCGGTGCTGCGCCGTTCGCAGAACGAGGAAGTGCGAAGCAAGGAGCAGACCGAGAAGGTCATTACGGCCGGTGTGCTCTCCATCTACCCCGAAAAGTATGAGGTCGTGCTTGACGGCGAGGTCGTGCCGCTGCGTCCGAAGGAATTCGAGGTGCTGCTGTATCTTGTACAGCGTCCAGGCATGGTCATCACTCGCGATGATCTGATGAATGTGGTCTGGGGCTTCGATTATATCGGCGGCCAGCGCACGGTGGATGTGCATGTCAGCTCACTGCGCAAGAAGCTGGAGTTAGGCCAGCAGTCGGTACAGATCGAGTCGATTCGTG